A stretch of bacterium DNA encodes these proteins:
- a CDS encoding alkaline phosphatase family protein: MQPVRMLLVFVDGVGLGDRDPAANPFVRAHTPTLHALLDGPLAGRERVRTERATLVPLDARLGVAGLPQSATGQTALLTGENAPALLGRHVTAYPTPSLRSLLASRGLLVRLRAADVPAALANAYTDGYFAAVTARRLRHAAITLNAMQAGVRLRDLDDLRAGRAVYHDLTNTWLRRQGIDVPAVAPEEAGRRLGAIAGQHQFTLFEFFETDLAGHGRTGDPVEVIERLDRMLGAALAAVDARETLVLLTSDHGNLEDARTRAHTLNPVPALLVGAGRDALAPRLRAITDVAPACLDLWRSGALAP; this comes from the coding sequence GGGCTGGGAGACCGCGACCCCGCGGCCAACCCCTTTGTGCGCGCGCACACGCCGACGCTCCACGCGCTGCTCGACGGTCCACTCGCCGGACGCGAGCGGGTGCGGACCGAGCGCGCGACCCTCGTGCCGCTTGACGCGCGGCTCGGAGTCGCCGGCCTCCCCCAGAGCGCGACGGGACAGACGGCGCTGCTCACCGGCGAGAACGCCCCCGCGCTGCTCGGGCGCCACGTCACCGCATATCCAACGCCGTCGCTGCGGAGCTTGCTGGCGTCCCGAGGACTCCTGGTCCGGCTTCGGGCGGCCGACGTGCCGGCCGCCCTCGCCAACGCCTACACCGATGGGTACTTCGCCGCGGTGACCGCCCGGCGGCTACGTCACGCGGCGATCACGCTCAACGCGATGCAGGCCGGGGTGCGACTTCGCGATCTCGACGACTTGCGCGCCGGGCGCGCCGTCTACCATGATCTCACGAACACGTGGCTACGCCGCCAGGGGATCGACGTCCCCGCGGTGGCCCCCGAGGAAGCGGGGCGCCGGCTGGGCGCGATCGCGGGGCAGCACCAGTTCACGCTGTTCGAGTTCTTCGAAACGGATCTCGCGGGGCACGGTCGCACCGGCGATCCCGTCGAGGTCATCGAGCGGCTCGACCGCATGTTGGGCGCGGCGCTCGCGGCCGTCGATGCGCGGGAGACCCTCGTCTTGCTGACGAGCGACCACGGCAACCTCGAGGACGCGCGGACCCGCGCGCACACCCTCAACCCGGTGCCGGCGCTGCTGGTGGGGGCCGGGCGGGACGCGCTCGCCCCCCGACTGCGGGCGATCACCGACGTCGCGCCGGCCTGCCTCGATCTGTGGCGATCCGGAGCGCTGGCCCCGTGA
- a CDS encoding endonuclease MutS2 — protein sequence MTPRALRVLGFPAVLERLAGRCVSTVGRERALALTPSPWVEEVERRQQETSEARALLEQAGGLPVRGARDIRASTHRAQIGGVLTPRELLDIRDTLGVARTLKGFLASREADVPVLAEIADGIEVFSELEGEIAGALNDEGIVVDGASPDLARIRRERRASEARLRERMEQVLRTPAMARMLQDPLITIRDDRFVVPVRAEFREQFPGVAHDQSASGMTVFMEPLAAVPLGNRLRELAAEEREEVARILAALSAAVGAAGDRIVETLMALGELDVAAAKAHVGAEMGAAAPRLNAAGCVDLREARHPLLTGTVVPIDIRLGDAFRTLVITGPNTGGKTVTLRTLGLLTLMAEAGLHVPAAPESDVAVFPHVYADIGDEQSVEQNLSTFSSHLTAIVEILEALRGTPPGPARALVLLDEVGAGTDPAEGAALARALIETLHAVGACTAVTTHYNELKSLAFTHPGVENASVEFDDATLRPTYRLLIGTPGRSNALAIANRLGLASEIIERAKGYLSPHATDLTRVIQRVEEERDALFRERETLVRERADLARAEARAREEAQRLAADRRRVLERFQAELAGLQRRAEGELQVLLAALRSKPTPEATAQVRAHLRELRQLSERYAVETRVPVSGAPPQDLRVGDTVLVTSLGQRGVVQVLPDARGEVEVQVGALKVRVSSDELRRVDDGRAEREAPNAADAAREGPGQGPLAKALSVPASIHLRGKRTEEALAELDKYLDDAVLAGLPRATIIHGKGTGTLRRAVHEYLAHHPEVVSFRVGADGEGGTGATIVEFAEQ from the coding sequence GTGACGCCCCGCGCCCTCCGCGTGCTCGGGTTCCCCGCCGTGCTGGAACGCTTGGCCGGTCGGTGCGTCTCCACCGTCGGGCGGGAACGGGCGCTCGCGCTCACGCCGTCGCCGTGGGTCGAGGAGGTGGAGCGGCGCCAGCAGGAGACGTCCGAGGCGCGCGCGCTGCTCGAGCAGGCGGGCGGCCTGCCGGTGCGGGGCGCCCGCGACATCCGGGCGTCGACGCACCGCGCGCAGATCGGCGGCGTGCTCACGCCGCGGGAACTGCTCGACATTCGAGACACCCTTGGCGTCGCGCGCACGCTCAAGGGGTTTCTCGCGTCGCGGGAGGCCGACGTGCCGGTCCTCGCCGAGATCGCCGACGGTATCGAGGTGTTTTCCGAGCTGGAAGGGGAGATCGCGGGTGCCCTCAACGACGAGGGGATCGTCGTGGACGGCGCGAGCCCCGACCTGGCCCGCATTCGGCGGGAGCGGCGCGCCAGCGAGGCGCGCCTCCGCGAACGGATGGAGCAGGTCCTGCGGACGCCCGCGATGGCCCGGATGCTGCAGGATCCCCTGATCACCATTCGCGACGACCGGTTCGTGGTGCCGGTGCGGGCCGAGTTTCGCGAGCAGTTTCCCGGGGTGGCGCACGACCAATCCGCGAGCGGCATGACCGTGTTCATGGAGCCGTTGGCCGCGGTTCCCCTCGGCAACCGGCTCCGTGAGCTGGCGGCGGAGGAACGGGAAGAGGTGGCGCGGATCCTCGCCGCGCTGAGCGCCGCGGTTGGTGCGGCGGGCGACCGGATCGTGGAGACGCTCATGGCGCTCGGGGAGCTGGATGTCGCGGCGGCCAAAGCGCACGTTGGCGCGGAGATGGGGGCGGCGGCGCCGCGGCTCAACGCGGCCGGGTGCGTGGATCTGCGCGAGGCCCGTCACCCGTTGTTGACCGGGACCGTGGTCCCGATCGACATTCGGCTCGGCGACGCGTTCCGCACGTTGGTCATCACCGGTCCCAATACCGGCGGCAAGACGGTCACGCTTCGAACGCTCGGACTGCTGACGCTGATGGCCGAAGCCGGGCTGCATGTGCCTGCCGCCCCCGAGAGCGATGTCGCGGTGTTCCCCCACGTGTACGCGGACATCGGTGATGAGCAGAGCGTGGAGCAGAATCTCTCGACGTTTTCGTCGCACCTCACGGCGATCGTGGAGATCCTCGAGGCGTTGCGCGGCACGCCGCCTGGCCCCGCGCGGGCGCTTGTGCTGCTGGACGAGGTGGGCGCCGGCACCGATCCGGCGGAGGGGGCTGCGCTTGCGCGTGCGCTGATCGAGACGCTGCACGCGGTCGGGGCGTGCACCGCTGTGACCACCCACTACAACGAGCTCAAGTCGCTCGCGTTCACCCATCCCGGGGTCGAGAACGCCTCGGTGGAGTTCGACGACGCGACGCTCCGGCCGACGTACCGGCTGCTGATCGGGACGCCGGGGCGCAGCAACGCGCTCGCGATCGCCAACCGCTTGGGGCTCGCCTCGGAGATCATCGAGCGGGCTAAAGGGTACCTGTCGCCGCACGCGACCGATCTGACCCGCGTGATCCAACGTGTCGAAGAGGAGCGAGACGCGCTCTTCCGCGAGCGCGAAACGCTTGTGCGGGAACGGGCCGACCTCGCGCGCGCCGAGGCGCGGGCGCGCGAGGAGGCACAACGCCTCGCCGCCGACCGCCGGCGCGTGCTCGAGCGCTTCCAGGCCGAACTCGCGGGGCTGCAGCGGCGCGCGGAAGGGGAGCTTCAGGTACTCCTCGCCGCGTTGCGCTCGAAGCCGACGCCGGAAGCGACGGCGCAGGTGCGTGCCCATCTGCGGGAGCTGCGGCAGCTCTCGGAGCGCTACGCGGTCGAGACCCGGGTCCCCGTGTCCGGCGCGCCCCCGCAAGATCTCCGGGTGGGAGATACCGTGCTGGTGACGTCGCTTGGGCAGCGGGGGGTCGTGCAGGTGCTTCCCGATGCGCGCGGGGAGGTGGAGGTTCAGGTCGGCGCGCTCAAAGTGCGCGTGTCCTCCGACGAGCTGCGCCGTGTGGACGACGGCCGCGCCGAGCGGGAAGCGCCGAACGCTGCGGACGCGGCTCGTGAGGGCCCCGGGCAGGGTCCCCTCGCGAAGGCGCTCTCCGTCCCGGCGTCGATTCACCTGCGCGGCAAGCGGACGGAGGAGGCGTTGGCGGAGCTGGACAAGTACCTCGACGACGCGGTGCTCGCCGGGCTGCCGCGGGCGACGATCATCCACGGGAAGGGCACCGGGACGCTGCGGCGCGCGGTCCAC